The following coding sequences lie in one Paracidovorax avenae genomic window:
- a CDS encoding beta-hydroxyacyl-ACP dehydratase: MNAPTLPFPDVAELLPHRGTMLLLDRVTGFTEDAATVQATPETGAWYADAQGSMPAWIGLELMAQAVGVHVGLAHHYQGLPQKAGVLLGTRSYRSAVASFPAGVPLVVHAAMAFRDPSGLGSYECTISQPGNPTLLAEATLKVFEPEDFHAFVQENPA; this comes from the coding sequence ATGAACGCGCCCACCCTCCCGTTTCCGGACGTCGCGGAGCTGCTGCCCCACCGCGGCACCATGCTGCTGCTCGATCGCGTGACCGGCTTCACCGAGGATGCGGCCACGGTGCAGGCCACGCCCGAGACGGGCGCCTGGTACGCGGACGCGCAGGGGAGCATGCCCGCATGGATCGGGCTGGAGCTGATGGCGCAGGCCGTGGGCGTGCACGTCGGGCTGGCCCACCACTACCAGGGGCTGCCGCAGAAAGCTGGCGTGCTGCTCGGCACCCGCAGCTACCGCAGCGCGGTGGCGAGCTTTCCCGCGGGCGTGCCGCTGGTGGTGCATGCGGCGATGGCGTTCCGGGATCCTTCGGGCCTGGGCTCCTACGAATGCACGATCTCCCAACCCGGCAACCCCACCCTCCTGGCCGAGGCCACGCTCAAGGTCTTCGAGCCGGAGGACTTCCACGCCTTTGTCCAGGAAAATCCCGCATGA
- a CDS encoding beta-ketoacyl-ACP synthase: MKRVVVTGMAGITALGDRWTDIEAALRARRSGVRRMPELDTFTELHTRLAAPVTHFQAPTHYPRKLLRSMGRVSQMAVRASEMALEDAGLLADPAVTDGRMGIAYGSSSGSTEPIRVFGRMLETGSMLGVTSTSYIQMMSHTTAVNIGLFFGLKGRVVPTSSACTSGSQGIGYAYEAIRYGRQALMLCGGAEELSAPGIAVFDTLFATSTRNAAPSETPRPFDRDRDGLVVGEGAATLVLEEYEHAKARGATIHAEVIGFGCNSDGVHVTQPEAGTMAVAMRQALEDAGLAASDIDYVSAHGTATERGDIAESQATADVIGPRVPISSMKSYLGHTLGACGAIEVWWAIEMMRRGWFAPTLNLQHPDPACAALGHIASEGAAIDARHVMSNNFAFGGINTSIVLKRPA; this comes from the coding sequence GTGAAGCGGGTCGTCGTCACCGGCATGGCCGGCATCACCGCGCTGGGCGATCGCTGGACGGACATCGAGGCGGCGCTGCGCGCCCGCCGCAGCGGCGTGCGCCGCATGCCGGAGCTCGACACCTTCACCGAACTGCACACCCGCCTCGCCGCGCCTGTCACGCACTTCCAGGCTCCCACGCACTACCCACGCAAGCTGCTGCGCTCGATGGGCCGCGTATCGCAGATGGCGGTGCGCGCCAGCGAGATGGCGCTGGAAGACGCGGGCCTGCTCGCCGATCCCGCCGTGACCGACGGCCGCATGGGCATCGCCTACGGATCGTCGTCGGGCAGTACCGAGCCGATCCGGGTATTCGGGCGCATGCTGGAAACCGGATCGATGCTGGGCGTCACCTCGACCAGCTACATCCAGATGATGTCGCACACCACGGCGGTGAACATCGGGCTGTTCTTCGGCCTCAAGGGGCGCGTGGTTCCCACGTCCAGCGCCTGCACGTCCGGCAGCCAGGGCATCGGCTATGCGTACGAGGCCATCCGCTACGGCCGCCAGGCCCTGATGCTCTGCGGCGGCGCCGAAGAACTCTCGGCGCCCGGCATCGCGGTGTTCGACACGCTGTTCGCCACCAGCACGCGCAACGCTGCGCCATCGGAGACGCCGCGGCCGTTCGACCGCGACCGCGACGGCCTCGTGGTGGGCGAAGGAGCCGCCACCCTCGTGCTGGAAGAGTACGAGCATGCGAAGGCGCGCGGCGCGACCATCCATGCGGAAGTCATCGGCTTCGGCTGCAATTCGGACGGAGTCCACGTCACCCAGCCCGAGGCCGGCACCATGGCCGTCGCCATGCGCCAGGCCCTGGAGGACGCAGGGCTCGCGGCATCGGACATCGACTACGTGAGCGCGCACGGCACTGCCACCGAGCGCGGCGACATCGCCGAGAGCCAGGCCACGGCCGACGTGATCGGCCCGCGCGTGCCGATCAGCTCGATGAAGAGCTACCTGGGCCACACCCTGGGCGCCTGCGGCGCCATCGAGGTCTGGTGGGCCATCGAGATGATGCGCCGGGGCTGGTTCGCACCCACCCTCAACCTGCAGCATCCCGACCCCGCCTGCGCGGCGCTCGGGCACATCGCATCCGAGGGCGCAGCCATTGATGCGCGGCACGTCATGAGCAACAACTTCGCCTTCGGGGGGATCAACACGTCGATCGTCCTGAAGCGCCCCGCCTGA
- a CDS encoding beta-ketoacyl synthase N-terminal-like domain-containing protein → MGIVSCLGNDLPTVARALHGGRSGVRHVPEYAELGFRSQVAGIPDLSAAPPIDRKLGRFMGDAARYAYHAARQAIDDAALGAEDVAHPRTGLIVGSGVGSLAEHAAAMDVLRTRGASKIPPYATPRVMGSTASANLSTAFGIQGTSYTLTSACASSAHCIGHAAELIQWGKQDRVIAGGAEEVRWTSTALFDAMGALAAARNDAAASRPYDQDRDGFVIAGGAGILVLEELEHARRRGARIHAELVGYGACSDGLDMVTPDKAGCARALRLAWDEAGRIPIDYVNTHGTSTRLGDIGELLALRDVFGADIPPLSSTKGLTGHSIAAAAAQEAIYCLLMMQGGFLAGNAHIDTPDPDTEGFPLLMHRADRTVDTIMSNSFGFGGTNASLILRRYRGD, encoded by the coding sequence ATGGGCATCGTCTCCTGCCTGGGCAACGACCTGCCCACCGTCGCCCGGGCACTGCACGGCGGGCGCTCCGGCGTGCGCCACGTGCCGGAATATGCCGAACTGGGCTTCAGGAGCCAGGTGGCGGGCATCCCCGATCTTTCTGCCGCGCCGCCGATCGACCGCAAGCTGGGCCGCTTCATGGGCGACGCCGCCCGCTATGCCTACCACGCCGCCCGCCAGGCCATCGACGATGCCGCGCTCGGCGCGGAAGATGTGGCGCACCCCCGCACGGGCCTGATCGTGGGCTCCGGCGTCGGCTCGCTGGCGGAGCACGCCGCGGCCATGGACGTGCTGCGCACCAGGGGCGCCTCCAAGATACCGCCCTACGCCACGCCGCGCGTCATGGGCAGCACCGCCTCGGCCAACCTCTCCACCGCGTTCGGCATCCAGGGCACCAGCTACACGCTGACCTCGGCCTGCGCCAGCTCGGCCCACTGCATCGGCCATGCGGCCGAGCTGATCCAGTGGGGCAAGCAGGACCGCGTCATCGCGGGCGGGGCGGAGGAAGTCCGCTGGACGAGCACCGCCCTCTTCGATGCCATGGGCGCGCTCGCAGCGGCGCGCAACGACGCGGCGGCGTCACGGCCCTACGACCAGGACCGGGACGGCTTCGTCATCGCCGGCGGCGCCGGCATCCTGGTGCTGGAAGAACTGGAACACGCCCGCCGCCGGGGCGCACGCATCCATGCCGAACTGGTGGGCTACGGCGCCTGCTCGGACGGCCTGGACATGGTCACGCCGGACAAGGCGGGTTGCGCCCGCGCCCTGCGCCTCGCATGGGACGAAGCGGGCCGCATCCCCATCGATTACGTGAACACGCACGGCACATCGACGCGCCTGGGAGACATCGGCGAGCTCCTCGCCCTGCGCGACGTGTTCGGCGCGGATATTCCGCCGCTCTCCTCCACCAAGGGCCTGACGGGCCACTCCATCGCCGCCGCCGCGGCGCAGGAGGCCATCTACTGCCTCCTGATGATGCAGGGCGGCTTCCTGGCCGGCAACGCGCACATCGACACCCCCGACCCGGACACGGAAGGCTTCCCGCTGCTCATGCACCGCGCAGACCGCACGGTGGACACCATCATGTCCAACAGCTTCGGCTTCGGCGGAACCAACGCGAGCCTCATCCTGCGCCGCTATCGCGGCGACTGA
- a CDS encoding adenosylhomocysteinase: MDSKAFFQAVLDSSIPGRAGKLVLVTHIVPGSENFVLGIHGRLPLAAVIPKPSSLHAPTCRMIEEHVPVIHYTRDGIQQNALGFIAHLRSLIGEAPFAAIDTGGYFSGILAALKKAFPSQLVGIIEDTENGHQKYDAALRSIRAGGGAMFPCPVMSVARSKLKEPEDFLVGQAITFSAEALLRELGNILTGRRALVLGYGKIGSSIARHLHAKGVRVDVYDTNPIRQVLALAHGYHTGPKHELLKSSELIFGATGNRSIVTSDLGVIRRNAYIFTATSADDEIENHQDMIASASPGGHRHVLQVNAQGNQFFLCNEGKSANFMHGGVVGPFIDLVQAELLFALSRIGDAPRDRVVELGDDAKKFISELWITRFSRQGAVH; encoded by the coding sequence ATGGATTCCAAGGCATTCTTCCAGGCGGTTCTGGACAGCAGCATTCCCGGGCGGGCGGGCAAGCTGGTCCTCGTGACCCATATCGTTCCCGGGAGCGAGAATTTCGTCCTCGGCATCCACGGACGCCTGCCCCTGGCAGCGGTCATTCCCAAGCCCAGTTCCCTGCATGCACCCACCTGCCGCATGATCGAGGAGCACGTACCGGTGATCCACTACACGCGTGACGGGATCCAGCAGAACGCGCTCGGCTTCATCGCCCACCTGCGCAGCCTGATCGGGGAGGCGCCTTTCGCGGCCATCGACACCGGAGGCTATTTCTCGGGCATCCTGGCCGCCCTGAAAAAGGCGTTTCCTTCGCAGCTGGTGGGCATCATCGAGGACACCGAGAACGGACACCAGAAGTACGACGCCGCACTGCGCAGCATCCGGGCGGGCGGGGGGGCCATGTTTCCCTGTCCCGTCATGTCCGTCGCCAGGAGCAAGCTCAAGGAGCCGGAGGATTTCCTCGTCGGCCAGGCCATCACGTTTTCCGCCGAGGCCCTGCTGCGAGAACTGGGGAACATCCTGACCGGCCGCAGGGCGCTGGTGCTGGGCTACGGGAAGATCGGATCGAGCATTGCCCGGCACCTGCATGCCAAGGGCGTCCGCGTCGATGTGTACGACACCAACCCGATACGCCAGGTGCTGGCGCTGGCGCACGGATACCACACCGGGCCGAAGCACGAATTGCTGAAATCGTCGGAACTCATTTTCGGCGCGACCGGCAACCGGTCCATCGTGACGTCCGACCTGGGCGTCATCCGGCGCAATGCCTACATCTTCACCGCCACCTCGGCCGACGACGAGATCGAGAACCACCAGGACATGATCGCCAGCGCGAGCCCTGGCGGGCACCGGCACGTGCTGCAGGTGAACGCGCAGGGCAACCAGTTCTTCCTCTGCAACGAGGGCAAGTCGGCCAATTTCATGCACGGAGGCGTGGTCGGGCCCTTCATCGACCTCGTGCAGGCCGAGCTGCTCTTCGCGCTTTCCAGGATCGGCGACGCCCCGCGGGACCGGGTGGTGGAGCTGGGAGACGATGCGAAGAAATTCATTTCCGAGCTGTGGATCACGCGCTTCTCGCGCCAGGGCGCGGTGCATTGA
- a CDS encoding methyltransferase domain-containing protein — translation MAASPAFVEETRFGNWFLKSATWRVHVLRRALDDLQRLMPAPAPRVRKVMDVGCGFGHSFDEIAARFAPDVIVGMDADPGLDERAREAASQCACEVRLLAGNAARMAAVPDGEFDLLLCHQTFHHIVEQEAAMAEFFRVLKPGGMLLFSESTRRYIHSLPIRLLFRHPMDVQRTAGEYIAMVRAAGFDVPDARISMPYLWWSRPDLGFLEWIGRPVPREREETLVNLVATRPRTG, via the coding sequence ATGGCAGCAAGTCCGGCTTTCGTCGAAGAAACGCGGTTCGGCAACTGGTTCCTGAAGTCGGCCACGTGGCGGGTGCACGTCCTGCGCCGTGCGCTGGACGACCTGCAGCGCCTGATGCCCGCGCCGGCCCCGCGGGTGCGCAAGGTGATGGACGTGGGCTGTGGCTTCGGCCATTCCTTCGACGAGATCGCCGCGCGCTTCGCCCCGGACGTGATCGTCGGCATGGACGCGGACCCGGGCCTCGACGAACGTGCGCGGGAGGCAGCGTCGCAATGCGCGTGCGAGGTGCGCCTGCTGGCCGGCAACGCGGCGCGCATGGCGGCGGTGCCCGATGGCGAATTCGACCTGCTGCTGTGCCACCAGACGTTCCACCACATCGTGGAGCAGGAGGCCGCGATGGCGGAGTTCTTCCGCGTGCTCAAGCCCGGCGGCATGCTGCTGTTCTCGGAATCGACGCGGCGCTACATCCATTCGCTGCCGATCCGCCTGCTGTTCCGCCATCCGATGGACGTGCAGCGCACGGCCGGCGAATACATCGCCATGGTGCGTGCCGCAGGCTTCGACGTGCCGGACGCCCGCATTTCGATGCCTTATCTCTGGTGGAGCCGGCCCGACCTGGGCTTTCTGGAATGGATCGGCCGGCCCGTGCCGCGCGAGCGCGAGGAAACACTGGTCAACCTCGTCGCGACCAGGCCGCGGACGGGCTGA
- a CDS encoding 3-ketoacyl-ACP reductase FabG2 gives MSARRVLVTGGSRGIGKAIALQLARDGFAVTVHCRSGLDQAQRTIDEIAAQGGTAQVLAFDVRDRAGARTALEQDLQAHGAYYGIVCNAGISRDNAFPAMSEDDWDSVLDTSLDGFFNVVHPLCMPMVRTRKGGRIVTIASVSGLMGNRGQVNYSAAKAGLIGATKALAVELASRRITVNCVAPGLIETDMTGDLPLEEALRVVPMNRVGRPEEVAAAVSFLMSDAAGYITRQVIGVNGGIV, from the coding sequence GTGAGCGCGCGCCGCGTCCTCGTGACCGGCGGCAGCCGCGGCATCGGCAAGGCGATCGCCCTGCAGCTCGCGCGCGATGGCTTCGCCGTCACCGTGCACTGCCGCAGCGGCCTGGATCAGGCGCAGCGCACCATCGACGAGATCGCGGCGCAGGGCGGCACGGCGCAGGTGCTGGCCTTCGATGTCCGCGACCGCGCTGGCGCCCGCACCGCCCTGGAGCAGGACCTGCAAGCGCACGGGGCCTACTACGGCATCGTCTGCAACGCGGGCATCTCGCGCGACAACGCATTCCCCGCGATGTCGGAAGACGACTGGGACAGCGTGCTGGACACCAGCCTGGACGGTTTCTTCAACGTCGTGCACCCCCTGTGCATGCCCATGGTGCGCACCCGCAAGGGGGGCCGCATCGTCACCATCGCCTCGGTGTCGGGCCTGATGGGCAACCGCGGCCAGGTGAACTACAGCGCTGCCAAGGCCGGACTCATCGGCGCCACGAAGGCGCTGGCCGTGGAATTGGCCAGCCGCCGCATCACCGTCAACTGCGTGGCCCCCGGCCTCATCGAGACCGACATGACCGGCGACCTGCCGCTCGAGGAAGCGCTGCGCGTCGTGCCCATGAACCGCGTCGGCCGGCCCGAGGAAGTGGCGGCGGCGGTGTCGTTCCTGATGTCCGACGCGGCCGGCTACATCACCCGCCAGGTGATCGGCGTCAACGGGGGCATCGTCTAG
- a CDS encoding VF530 family DNA-binding protein yields MNMPATPPAQPRNPLHGITLEAIVIALQQEYGWKGLAERVPVRCFQSEPSVSSSLKFLRKTPWAREKVESLYLFMLRDRKRGHPPAKGR; encoded by the coding sequence ATGAACATGCCCGCGACACCGCCTGCCCAGCCCCGCAACCCTCTGCACGGCATCACGCTGGAGGCCATCGTGATCGCCCTGCAGCAGGAATACGGCTGGAAGGGCCTGGCAGAGCGCGTTCCCGTGCGCTGCTTCCAGAGCGAACCCAGCGTGTCGTCCAGCCTGAAGTTCCTGCGCAAGACGCCCTGGGCGCGCGAGAAGGTGGAAAGCCTCTACCTCTTCATGCTGCGGGACCGCAAGCGTGGCCATCCGCCCGCGAAAGGCCGCTGA
- a CDS encoding circularly permuted type 2 ATP-grasp protein, with amino-acid sequence MQKFDEMYEMLPFDGSDVRPHYQRYGQWLSRQPAEAMQARRAEAEMIFRRVGITFAVYGAKDEDGAGTERLIPFDLIPRIIPAHEWARMQQGLVQRVTALNRFIHDIYHGQDILRAGIVPADLIVGNAQFRPEMAGVDVPRDVYAHIAGIDIVRAPDGQGNGIYYVLEDNLRVPSGVSYMLENRKMMMRLFPELFRNHRVAPVAHYPDLLLDTLRASAPAGAAEPSVVVLTPGMYNSAYFEHAFLAQQMGVELVEGQDLVVKDNFVYMRTTRGLQRVDVIYRRVDDDFLDPQVFRPTSTLGCAGLMAAYRAGNVAICNAVGTGIADDKSVYPYVPEMIRFYLGEEPILANVPTWMCRKRDDLQYVLDHLHELVVKEVHGAGGYGMLIGPAATKAEIEEFRGALLANPAGYIAQPTLSLSSCPTYVESGIAPRHIDLRPFVLSGQKVQMVAGGLTRVALKEGSLVVNSSQGGGTKDTWVLGDGDANGAPATGLSQSMGGMTQALGAPGTMAMSQSMGGN; translated from the coding sequence ATGCAGAAGTTCGACGAGATGTACGAGATGCTGCCCTTCGATGGCAGCGATGTGCGCCCCCACTACCAGCGCTACGGCCAATGGCTGTCGCGCCAGCCGGCCGAGGCGATGCAGGCGCGCCGCGCCGAGGCCGAGATGATCTTCCGCCGCGTGGGCATCACCTTCGCGGTCTATGGCGCCAAGGACGAGGACGGGGCCGGCACCGAGCGGCTCATCCCCTTCGACCTGATCCCCCGCATCATTCCCGCCCACGAGTGGGCGCGCATGCAGCAGGGGCTCGTGCAGCGGGTGACGGCGCTCAACCGCTTCATCCACGACATCTACCATGGCCAGGACATCCTGCGCGCGGGCATCGTGCCGGCCGACCTGATCGTGGGCAATGCGCAGTTCCGCCCCGAGATGGCGGGCGTGGACGTACCGCGCGACGTGTACGCCCACATCGCCGGCATCGACATCGTGCGCGCGCCGGACGGGCAGGGCAACGGCATCTACTACGTGCTGGAGGACAACCTGCGCGTGCCCTCGGGCGTGTCGTACATGCTGGAGAACCGCAAGATGATGATGCGGCTCTTCCCCGAGCTGTTCCGCAACCACCGCGTGGCGCCCGTCGCCCACTACCCCGACCTGCTGCTCGACACGCTGCGTGCCAGCGCGCCGGCCGGCGCGGCCGAGCCCTCGGTGGTGGTGCTCACCCCGGGCATGTACAACAGCGCGTACTTCGAGCATGCATTCCTCGCGCAGCAGATGGGCGTGGAACTTGTCGAGGGGCAGGACCTGGTCGTCAAGGACAACTTCGTCTACATGCGCACCACCCGCGGACTGCAGCGCGTGGATGTGATCTACCGCCGCGTGGACGACGACTTCCTCGATCCGCAGGTGTTCCGCCCGACCTCCACTTTGGGTTGCGCCGGCCTCATGGCCGCGTACCGCGCGGGCAACGTGGCGATCTGCAATGCCGTGGGCACGGGCATCGCGGACGACAAGTCCGTCTATCCGTACGTGCCGGAGATGATCCGTTTCTACCTGGGCGAAGAGCCCATCCTGGCGAACGTGCCCACGTGGATGTGCCGCAAGCGGGACGACCTGCAGTACGTGCTGGACCACCTGCACGAGCTGGTGGTGAAGGAGGTGCACGGCGCGGGCGGCTACGGCATGCTGATCGGCCCCGCCGCGACGAAGGCGGAAATCGAGGAGTTCCGCGGCGCGCTGCTGGCGAACCCGGCGGGCTACATCGCGCAGCCCACGCTGTCGCTCTCCAGCTGTCCCACCTACGTGGAGTCGGGCATCGCACCGCGCCACATCGACCTGCGGCCCTTCGTGCTCTCGGGCCAGAAGGTGCAGATGGTGGCCGGCGGCCTCACGCGCGTGGCGCTGAAGGAGGGCTCGCTGGTCGTCAATTCGTCGCAGGGCGGCGGCACGAAGGACACCTGGGTGCTGGGCGACGGCGATGCCAATGGCGCGCCCGCCACGGGCCTGTCGCAGTCCATGGGCGGCATGACGCAGGCCCTGGGCGCCCCGGGCACCATGGCCATGTCGCAGTCGATGGGAGGGAACTGA
- a CDS encoding NUDIX hydrolase yields the protein MNERLESDGRHGVPSDLGYIVDEYLREYPSESGALIPLTEQLGRGGDITLRSASPGHVTASGIVLSRDAVLLVFHPYLKRWLQPGGHVESSEAPLDAAIREVQEETGISTLAHPWHLRAGIPLDIDIHAIPENPAKGEPAHMHFDFRYLLVRDESKPILRSAENHQCQWTEISAVSGEGLSRIGQKIFRHGLAA from the coding sequence ATGAACGAGAGGCTGGAAAGCGATGGTCGCCATGGCGTGCCTTCGGATCTGGGATATATCGTCGACGAATATCTCCGGGAATATCCTTCGGAATCCGGCGCGCTGATTCCGCTGACGGAGCAATTGGGCAGGGGCGGGGACATCACCCTGCGCAGCGCATCGCCCGGCCACGTGACCGCCAGCGGCATCGTCCTCTCGCGCGACGCCGTGCTGCTCGTGTTCCACCCCTACCTGAAGCGTTGGCTGCAGCCCGGCGGCCATGTCGAATCCTCCGAGGCGCCCCTCGACGCCGCCATCCGGGAAGTCCAGGAAGAAACGGGAATCTCCACCTTGGCCCATCCATGGCATCTCAGGGCGGGCATTCCACTGGATATCGACATCCATGCCATTCCCGAAAATCCTGCGAAGGGAGAGCCGGCGCACATGCATTTCGACTTCCGGTACCTGCTGGTGAGGGATGAATCGAAACCCATCCTCCGCAGTGCGGAAAATCACCAGTGCCAGTGGACGGAGATTTCCGCGGTGTCCGGCGAAGGCTTGTCCCGTATCGGGCAGAAGATTTTCCGCCACGGCCTGGCTGCCTGA
- a CDS encoding EamA family transporter: MNTLSAQEVMAVAWASALCRASLNLIDRQQIGRKGLSIVRVNFLNNALPALLLLCAAGVYLRSWETPLGWLLDWKAIVFSGLAQLVAYAYSHAFRALTVNQVTVSGKLSDLFIPLGILWLTGEWSAATYAFAVATTAACVPLLWQHGAVEKRRGFIASAAIICAALTLQATLSPWLFSAGEGPSARTSGNLLAFAVAVMAWRALWSSLPLLFLQRARAPTGPGQSMDVLFGVRALLTVATQVTFIYAITSAASAVAWPILNTTGLMAMALSSLLLRERPDRLEFLVILAITLLSVARYLTLP; encoded by the coding sequence TTGAACACCTTGTCCGCGCAGGAGGTCATGGCGGTGGCGTGGGCTTCCGCCCTGTGCCGGGCCAGTCTGAACCTGATAGACCGGCAGCAGATCGGCAGGAAGGGCCTGTCGATCGTCCGGGTCAATTTCCTCAACAACGCATTGCCCGCCCTCCTGCTGCTGTGTGCTGCAGGGGTGTACCTGCGTTCCTGGGAGACGCCGCTCGGCTGGCTGCTGGACTGGAAGGCGATCGTCTTCAGCGGGCTGGCCCAGCTCGTCGCGTATGCCTATTCCCATGCGTTCCGTGCACTGACCGTGAACCAGGTGACCGTGTCCGGCAAATTGTCCGACCTGTTCATTCCCCTGGGCATCCTGTGGCTCACCGGGGAATGGAGCGCCGCCACCTATGCCTTCGCCGTGGCGACCACCGCGGCCTGCGTGCCCCTGCTCTGGCAGCACGGCGCCGTCGAGAAGCGGCGCGGGTTCATCGCGAGCGCTGCGATCATCTGTGCGGCATTGACGCTGCAGGCGACCCTGTCGCCATGGCTGTTCTCGGCAGGGGAGGGCCCTTCTGCCCGGACTTCCGGAAACCTGCTCGCGTTCGCGGTGGCCGTGATGGCATGGCGTGCGCTGTGGTCTTCGCTGCCCCTGCTCTTCCTCCAGCGCGCACGGGCCCCGACGGGGCCAGGACAATCGATGGATGTGCTGTTCGGCGTGCGCGCCCTGCTCACGGTGGCCACCCAGGTGACTTTCATCTACGCCATCACCAGTGCCGCATCCGCCGTGGCCTGGCCCATCCTGAACACGACGGGGTTGATGGCCATGGCGCTTTCCTCCCTGCTGCTGCGGGAAAGGCCCGATCGCCTGGAATTCCTGGTCATTCTCGCCATCACGCTGCTGTCGGTGGCCCGGTACCTGACATTGCCATGA
- a CDS encoding DUF4148 domain-containing protein has translation MATPLHLPARTLLRTATFCTGALLAATFAIAQTSPSTPSGTRATSQAGTDGSAGQQGRTRAEVVAELACARASGELESMALQGYGVEGRPIDRSVPECAQQRVLASGDTPQSR, from the coding sequence ATGGCCACCCCCCTTCATCTTCCCGCGCGCACGCTGCTGCGCACCGCCACCTTCTGCACCGGCGCACTGCTGGCCGCCACGTTCGCCATCGCGCAAACCTCTCCCTCCACGCCGTCGGGCACAAGAGCCACAAGCCAGGCCGGCACGGATGGTTCGGCCGGGCAGCAGGGCCGCACGCGTGCCGAAGTGGTCGCGGAACTGGCCTGCGCCCGGGCCTCCGGCGAACTGGAGTCCATGGCGCTGCAGGGCTACGGCGTCGAGGGCCGGCCCATCGACCGCAGCGTTCCCGAATGCGCGCAGCAGCGCGTGCTCGCCTCGGGGGACACGCCGCAGTCCCGCTGA
- a CDS encoding alpha-E domain-containing protein has translation MLSRTADHLFWMSRYTERAENTARMLNVSYETSLLPQSADVAQESWLGLLSISELIPAYTARHGEVTREGVLEFMVRDGNNPSSILSCLRAARENARAVRGALTTEIWETQNQTWLELHRQLQGRDFERDPGAFFEWVKYRSHLSRGVTLGTMLQDEAFHFLRLGTFLERSDNTARLLDVKFHAVQSDFHGSAMRERGRASPQEFDFYHWSAILRSVSAFEVYRKVYRDVITPERVADLLMLRADMPRSLHASLREVVDNLAVVANDQSAETQRKAGRLLADLRYGRIDEILATGLHAYLTQFLDRVNDLGAGISRDFLVPVPA, from the coding sequence ATGCTGAGCCGTACTGCCGATCATCTGTTCTGGATGTCCCGCTACACCGAGCGGGCCGAGAACACCGCACGCATGCTGAACGTCAGCTACGAGACCTCGCTGCTGCCGCAATCGGCCGACGTGGCGCAGGAGAGTTGGCTGGGCCTGCTGTCGATCAGCGAGCTGATACCGGCCTATACCGCGCGCCATGGCGAGGTCACGCGCGAGGGCGTGCTGGAGTTCATGGTGCGCGATGGGAACAACCCCTCGTCCATCCTCTCGTGCCTGCGCGCGGCCCGCGAGAATGCGCGTGCCGTGCGCGGCGCGCTGACCACCGAGATCTGGGAGACGCAGAACCAGACCTGGCTGGAGCTGCACCGGCAGCTGCAGGGCAGGGATTTCGAGCGCGACCCGGGGGCGTTCTTCGAATGGGTGAAGTACCGCTCGCACCTCTCGCGGGGTGTGACGCTGGGCACCATGCTGCAGGACGAGGCCTTCCACTTCCTGCGCCTGGGCACCTTCCTGGAGCGGTCGGACAACACGGCACGGCTGCTGGACGTGAAGTTCCATGCCGTGCAGAGCGACTTCCACGGCTCGGCGATGCGCGAGCGCGGCCGGGCGTCTCCGCAGGAGTTCGACTTCTACCACTGGAGCGCGATCCTGCGCAGCGTGTCTGCGTTCGAGGTGTACCGCAAGGTGTACCGCGACGTGATCACGCCCGAGCGCGTGGCCGACCTGCTCATGCTGCGGGCCGACATGCCCCGTTCGCTGCACGCCAGCCTGCGCGAGGTGGTGGACAACCTCGCCGTGGTCGCCAACGACCAGTCGGCGGAAACGCAGCGCAAGGCCGGGCGCCTGCTGGCCGACCTGCGCTACGGCCGCATCGACGAGATCCTGGCCACCGGGCTGCATGCCTACCTCACGCAGTTCCTGGACCGAGTGAACGACCTGGGCGCGGGCATCAGCCGGGATTTCCTGGTGCCGGTGCCCGCCTGA